A region of Vitis vinifera cultivar Pinot Noir 40024 chromosome 13, ASM3070453v1 DNA encodes the following proteins:
- the LOC104878010 gene encoding uncharacterized protein LOC104878010 isoform X2, producing the protein MGEGSKENRSRVIADRLKNTKHAEFMLIPYNPDFHWVLVALEMKKMIAYYLDPMVCQPCDDLKDIVNMAMRINPPEKQKTSKREPTWVKVVLAVFSIWIILGVALL; encoded by the exons ATGGGAgagggaagcaaggaaaacaggTCAAGGGTTATTGCAGATCGACTAAAGAATACAAAGCATGCTGAATTTATGCTTATTCCATACAACCCAGA tttcCATTGGGTGTTAGTGGCATTGgagatgaagaaaatgattGCATATTACCTTGATCCAATGGTCTGTCAACCATGTGATGATCTTAAGGACATAGTTAACAT GGCAATGAGAATCAACCCACCggaaaaacagaaaacatcaAAGAGGGAGCCAACTTGGGTGAAAGTGGTT TTGGCAGTGTTTTCAATATGGATCATTTTGGGGGTTGCTCTATTATGA
- the LOC132254974 gene encoding uncharacterized protein LOC132254974: protein MDIDYAIRKDEPHKITDTSTPEQILLYERWEKSNRLSVMYIKTKISAGIRGSIEQHENVRELLKAIDEQFVTSDKALASTLIMKFTSLKLTGVKGVREHIMEMRDIVAQLKKLEVEMSESFLVHFILNTLPPQYGPFKISYNTHKDKWSINELMTMCVQEEGRLLMEQGESVMLVTQRKGKKGKPQASQKGKQQIPPKSDIKKDEKCFFCKKKGHVKKKCLKFQNWLEKKGYAKPKEASDK from the exons ATGGACATAGATTATGCTATAAGGAAAGATGAACCGCATAAGATCACAGATACCAGCACACCTGAACAAATTTTATTGTACGAACGCTGGGAGAAATCTAATCGCCTTAGCGTGATGTACATTAAGACAAAAATCAGTGCTGGTATACGTGGTTCAATCGAGCAACATGAGAATGTCCGTGAATTGCTAAAGGCTATTGACGAGCAATTCGTCACTTCAGATAAAGCCTTGGCAAGCAccctaattatgaagttcacaTCCCTGAAGCTCACCGGTGTAAAAGGTGTGCGTGAACATATCATGGAGATGAGGGACATTGTGGCTCAATTAAAGAAACTCGAGGTAGAAATGTCTGAATCTTTCTTGGTGCACTTTATCCTTAACACTCTTCCACCTCAGTATggacctttcaaaatctcttacaacacacataaggataagtggtctatcaatgaattgatgaccatgtgtgttcaagaggaaGGAAGGTTATTGATGGAACAGGGAGAAAGTGTCATGCTGGTGAcgcaaaggaaaggaaagaaaggaaaacctCAAGCTAGTCAGAAAGGAAAGCAACAAATTCCTCCTAAATCTGACATTAAGAAAgacgaaaagtgttttttctgtaaaaagaaaggacacgtgaagaagaaatgtctgaaatttcagaattggcttgagaagaaag ggtatgcaaaacctaaggaagccagtgacaagtga
- the LOC104878010 gene encoding uncharacterized protein LOC104878010 isoform X1 translates to MGEGSKENRSRVIADRLKNTKHAEFMLIPYNPDFHWVLVALEMKKMIAYYLDPMVCQPCDDLKDIVNMAMRINPPEKQKTSKREPTWVKVVVSTYLFRLKYIASPLNL, encoded by the exons ATGGGAgagggaagcaaggaaaacaggTCAAGGGTTATTGCAGATCGACTAAAGAATACAAAGCATGCTGAATTTATGCTTATTCCATACAACCCAGA tttcCATTGGGTGTTAGTGGCATTGgagatgaagaaaatgattGCATATTACCTTGATCCAATGGTCTGTCAACCATGTGATGATCTTAAGGACATAGTTAACAT GGCAATGAGAATCAACCCACCggaaaaacagaaaacatcaAAGAGGGAGCCAACTTGGGTGAAAGTGGTTGTAAGTACTTATTTGTttagattaaaatatattgCTTCACCACTTAATTTATga
- the LOC132254930 gene encoding uncharacterized protein LOC132254930, which yields MKQKQLLLPEAVDKPIRKVEDVTPPEAIEPQKKVRKCELAIGTKENIVASGTIILECGPNYLVVVDAPYDSSAPLPIPIPGQTTTVGAAIGYQVLWPNDLVIIRTPILASKKAKKQKVNEVEVKSKGEKPQDMKNFETLVGLMLSTSRTHPINFPSDVFGESFKTFMMKEDMEMIISSKEVSSNCILYYIW from the exons ATGAAGCAAAAACAACTTCTCCTACCAGAAGCAGTGGATAAGCCAATCCGTAAAGTTGAAGATGTGACCCCACCAGAAGCAATAGAACCACAGAAGAAG GTTAGAAAATGTGAGCTGGCCATAGGCACCAAGGAAAATATAGTGGCAAGTGGAACAATTATACTTGAATGTGGTCCCAACTATTTAGTAGTTGTTGATGCTCCTTATGATTCAAGTGCACCCCTTCCCATTCCTATTCCTGGACAAACTACTACTGTTGGGGCTGCAATTGGTTACCAAGTTTTGTGGCCAAATGATTTGGTCATCATCCGTACTCCCATCTTA GCATCTAAGAaagcaaagaaacaaaaagtaaatGAAGTTGAAGTCAAATCCAAGGGTGAAAAACCACAAGATATGAAAAATTTTGAGACATTGGTTGGCCTCATGCTGAGTACATCAAGAACACACCCTATAAACTTCCCAAGTGATGTTTTTGGTGAGAGTTTCAAGACCTTCATGATGAAAGAAGATATGGAAATGATAATATCATCAAAAGAAGTGTCATCCAATTGTATTTTATACTACATATGGTAa